The Punica granatum isolate Tunisia-2019 chromosome 4, ASM765513v2, whole genome shotgun sequence genome has a window encoding:
- the LOC116205156 gene encoding light-harvesting complex-like protein OHP2, chloroplastic, protein MSVATASFPCLKLPTSSSSPSPSSSSYYSSPSSSACSTSKPCFLTIQCSQTEGPIRRPVAPSPPPLREPTPPAAPKPVAPSPGPTAASPAPVQKKPPPVMVDDKEVITLEFQRQKAKELQEYFKQKKLEEANQGPFFGFIGKNEITNGRWAMFGFAVGMLTEYATGSDFVDQVKILLSNFGIVDLE, encoded by the exons ATGTCAGTGGCAACAGCTTCTTTCCCATGTCTTAAACTCCcaacttcatcttcttctccatctccttcctcttcctcataCTATTCCTCGCCTTCTTCCTCTGCCTGCTCCACTTCCAAGCCATGCTTCTTGACTATCCAGTGTTCCCAGACCGAGGGCCCCATCCGGAGACCGGTGGccccttctcctcctcccctCCGGGAGCCCACCCCGCCCGCTGCTCCCAAGCCGGTGGCCCCCTCTCCAGGCCCGACCGCGGCCTCTCCAGCCCCGGTTCAGAAGAAGCCTCCCCCGGTGATGGTGGACGATAAGGAAGTGATCACCCTCGAGTTCCAGAGGCAGAAGGCCAAGGAGCTCCAAGAGTACTTCAAGCAGAAGAAGCTTGAGGAGGCCAATCAGGGCCCCTTCTTCGGGTTTATTGGCAAGAATGAAATTACAAATGGAAG ATGGGCAATGTTTGGATTTGCTGTAGGGATGCTGACAGAGTATGCGACCGGCTCAGACTTTGTCGACCAAGTAAAGATTCTTCTCTCCAATTTTGGGATCGTCGATCTCGAATAA
- the LOC116203269 gene encoding pentatricopeptide repeat-containing protein At2g15980, giving the protein MATQILKRSLLTRSYTPSRTQNLCFMFSTSPPPQDAPPTTTKISSAVSVLTHHRSKSRWSYLRSLWPDGFSPAEFFQIVIRIRNNAHLALRFFDFTRRHSLCEHNLESYAAIIHVLSRARLKGQACSLIKEAMRVSPVSEPVRVFEVLVKTYRQCDSAPFVFDLLIDSCLEVKKIDGAVEIARLLMSRGISPKVGTCNALIKCVSRFRGVLAGYEIYRELFGLGYAEAAENAKRVVRVRPNVQTFSTLMICFYRDGALDRVKELWNEMQNCSCAPNAYSYSMLMAVYCEEGEMVEAERVWNKMRTDGVEADLVAYNTIIGGFCKAGDVERAEEFFAEMESSGVECTCTTVEHLISGYCKIGDLDAAMLLYKDMHRKNFIPGELTIDAIVKGLCKKGRVHEALDIMKEAQGNLCLSPKLTSYVVLLRGLCEEGKMEDALKLQAEMVGRGFQPNLQVYSAFVDGYMKRGNSEMAERLRKEMQDAQVDGFSDTVRRWKPLMEINDTET; this is encoded by the coding sequence ATGGCGACTCAAATCCTTAAACGCAGCCTTTTGACGAGAAGCTATACACCCAGCAGAACCCAAAACCTCTGCTTTATGTTCTCTACATCTCCGCCACCTCAGGATGCCCCACCAACCACCACCAAAATCTCCTCCGCTGTCTCAGTCCTCACCCACCACCGCTCCAAATCCCGGTGGAGCTACCTCCGTTCTCTCTGGCCCGACGGCTTCTCCCCGGCCGAGTTTTTCCAAATCGTTATCCGCATCAGAAACAATGCCCACCTCGCCCTCCGCTTCTTTGATTTCACCCGTCGCCACTCGCTCTGCGAGCACAACCTCGAGTCGTATGCCGCAATCATTCATGTTCTCTCAAGGGCTCGCCTCAAGGGCCAGGCTTGCTCCCTTATCAAGGAAGCTATGCGGGTCTCGCCCGTGTCGGAACCTGTTCGGGTCTTCGAGGTTCTTGTTAAGACGTACAGGCAATGTGACTCGGCTCCCTTTGTTTTTGATCTGTTGATTGATAGTTGTTTAGAGGTGAAGAAGATTGATGGGGCGGTTGAGATTGCGAGGTTGCTGATGTCCCGTGGGATTAGCCCCAAAGTCGGTACTTGCAACGCCTTGATTAAGTGTGTTTCTAGGTTTAGGGGTGTATTGGCCGGTTATGAGATTTATAGAGAGCTTTTTGGGTTAGGATATGCTGAAGCAGCTGAAAATGCAAAAAGGGTTGTTAGAGTTCGCCCGAATGTCCAAACATTCAGTACGCTGATGATATGCTTTTACAGGGATGGTGCCCTGGATCGAGTGAAGGAGCTTTGGAATGAAATGCAGAACTGCAGTTGTGCACCTAATGCATACAGTTATAGTATGCTGATGGCCGTGTACTGTGAAGAGGGTGAGATGGTAGAAGCTGAGAGAGTGTGGAACAAAATGAGAACTGATGGAGTTGAGGCTGATTTAGTGGCTTACAATACTATCATTGGTGGTTTCTGTAAGGCTGGAGATGTTGAGAGGGCTGAAGAATTTTTCGCAGAAATGGAATCGAGTGGAGTTGAGTGTACTTGTACTACTGTTGAGCACCTTATTAGTGGATACTGTAAGATTGGTGATCTTGATGCTGCAATGCTATTGTACAAGGATATGCATAGGAAAAATTTTATACCAGGAGAATTGACAATAGATGCTATAGTCAAAGGGCTCTGCAAGAAGGGTAGGGTCCACGAGGCTTTGGATATTATGAAGGAAGCACAGGGCAATCTGTGTTTGTCACCAAAACTGACCAGTTACGTGGTTTTGTTGAGGGGGTTGTGTGAGGAGGGAAAGATGGAAGATGCATTGAAACTTCAGGCAGAGATGGTTGGTAGAGGGTTTCAACCGAATTTGCAGGTTTACTCTGCTTTTGTTGATGGTTATATGAAACGAGGTAACAGTGAAATGGCAGAAAGGCTGAGAAAAGAAATGCAGGATGCTCAGGTTGATGGTTTCAGTGATACTGTTAGGAGGTGGAAGCCACTCATGGAAATTAATGACACTGAAACTTGA